From Solwaraspora sp. WMMD1047, the proteins below share one genomic window:
- a CDS encoding fused MFS/spermidine synthase — MESPAPDVTGGPPPTEPTDEAVVVPHALPNGLAAALVFLASGAVLVLETASLRLVGPYVGVTLQVTSSVIGVALAAIAYGAWFGGWIADRRDPRTLLAPALVLAGVTTAITLPIVRYAGEVLRGGAAAGIVLLTALAIFLPAALLAAVTPLVVKLQLADLRRTGQVVGKLSSIGTLGAITATFGTGFVLVATLPSSVIIAGLAVLLGGTGIALGVYLRRRDHTAVPGRPKVKAAVAVLALAGAALTVVAPNPCDVETEYHCASIVTDPDNSTGRTLVLNSARHSYVDLADPTHLEFEYTQWIGAVADVMAPAGERLDAVHLGGGGFTMPRYLTATRPGTDNLVYEIDGQLVDLGRRELDVRPGPDLRPQIGDARMLIGRLPDDRADLVVGDAFGHLVVPWHLATREMAAEVHRIVRPTGVYAQNVIDYPPLRFIRAELATVAAEFAHVALIAPPDGLAGERGANFVIVASAAPLPLAALRDRLATSVDAPVTLLSGTELAEFVDDALVLTDEYAPVDQLLATG, encoded by the coding sequence ATGGAATCTCCCGCACCCGACGTGACCGGCGGCCCACCGCCGACCGAGCCGACCGACGAGGCCGTCGTGGTGCCGCACGCACTGCCGAACGGGCTCGCCGCCGCGCTGGTCTTCCTGGCCAGCGGCGCGGTGTTGGTACTGGAGACCGCCTCGCTGCGGCTCGTCGGCCCGTACGTCGGGGTGACCCTGCAGGTGACCAGCTCGGTGATCGGGGTGGCGCTGGCCGCGATCGCCTACGGTGCGTGGTTCGGCGGCTGGATCGCCGATCGACGTGACCCGCGTACCCTGCTGGCCCCGGCGCTGGTGCTGGCCGGTGTCACCACCGCCATCACGCTGCCGATCGTCCGGTACGCCGGTGAGGTGCTGCGCGGCGGGGCCGCCGCCGGCATCGTGCTGCTCACCGCGCTGGCGATCTTCCTGCCGGCCGCGCTGCTCGCCGCGGTCACCCCGCTGGTGGTGAAGCTGCAGCTCGCCGACCTGCGACGGACCGGGCAGGTGGTCGGCAAACTCTCCAGCATCGGCACCCTGGGCGCCATCACCGCCACCTTCGGCACCGGCTTCGTGCTGGTCGCCACCCTGCCCAGCAGCGTGATCATCGCCGGACTGGCGGTGCTGCTGGGCGGCACCGGGATCGCCCTCGGGGTCTACCTGCGCCGCCGCGACCACACGGCGGTGCCGGGCCGGCCGAAGGTGAAGGCCGCGGTCGCCGTGCTGGCGCTGGCCGGGGCCGCCCTCACCGTGGTCGCCCCGAACCCGTGCGACGTGGAGACCGAGTACCACTGCGCGTCGATCGTGACCGATCCCGACAACTCGACCGGTCGGACGCTGGTGCTCAACTCGGCCCGGCACTCCTACGTGGACCTCGCCGACCCGACCCACCTGGAGTTCGAGTACACCCAGTGGATCGGCGCGGTGGCCGACGTGATGGCACCGGCCGGCGAGCGGCTGGACGCCGTACACCTCGGTGGCGGCGGCTTCACCATGCCGCGCTACCTCACCGCGACCCGGCCCGGCACCGACAACCTGGTGTACGAGATCGACGGCCAACTTGTCGACCTGGGTCGCCGGGAGCTGGACGTCCGGCCCGGCCCGGACCTGCGACCGCAGATCGGCGACGCCCGGATGCTCATCGGCCGGTTGCCCGACGACCGGGCCGACCTGGTGGTCGGCGACGCGTTCGGCCACCTGGTGGTGCCCTGGCACCTGGCCACCCGTGAGATGGCCGCCGAGGTGCACCGGATCGTCCGGCCCACCGGCGTCTACGCCCAGAACGTGATCGACTATCCGCCGCTGCGGTTCATCCGCGCGGAGCTCGCCACGGTTGCCGCCGAGTTCGCCCACGTCGCGCTGATCGCGCCGCCCGACGGTCTGGCCGGCGAGCGGGGGGCGAACTTCGTGATCGTCGCCTCCGCGGCGCCGCTGCCGCTGGCCGCCCTGCGCGACCGGCTGGCCACCTCGGTCGACGCGCCGGTCACGCTGCTGTCCGGCACCGAGCTGGCCGAGTTCGTCGACGACGCCCTCGTGCTCACCGACGAGTACGCCCCGGTCGACCAGCTCCTCGCCACCGGCTGA
- a CDS encoding serine/threonine-protein kinase — protein sequence MGGEATAGRALPGSVDSDGPLGGRYRLIEQLGAGGMSVVWRGYDEVLGRQVAVKVLAPRLAGDRVFRHRIRIEAQAAARLCHPNITNVYDYGEASLAGSPVPYVVMELVDGESLAARLARSGRLPWRRAVTVGAEVAAALATAHARGIVHRDVHPGNVMLTANGAKVVDFGISALVGQREVGPDGQLLGTPAYLAPERLDGGSVAAPADVYALGLLLYRALTGRYPWAAKTTTEFLRAHMFTEPDALPSIPGLPAEVVELCARCLAKDPARRPSSAELARGLAHAAAPGRTGRPAVDRPLPSAVDRPLPSDADHYADAGTVILPWSVETDALSLSVRSTGGGSRAGSRRSGGHPGGPAPAGRAGRLRATAGRLRATGERRRRVEVAAVGLGLVALTGAVWAGVSAAPADGTDGLTEVTAGVGSPAGCQVEYALRRDTGSDFEAGVTVTNTGPDPVADWALTFALPGDQTVAHAAADAAGVGWRQQGRKLTIEPADGGPTALASGAAATIALAGQYRTTNALPTEFRLGGLACQARVTGVPGMAAATPDGAVAVTRSSAKASGAGAPAVRPERAGPAAPKAKGEAKPPKPGKPPKPGKPAKHR from the coding sequence ATGGGTGGGGAGGCGACGGCCGGGCGGGCGCTGCCCGGGTCGGTGGACTCGGACGGTCCGCTCGGCGGCCGGTACCGGTTGATCGAACAGCTCGGTGCCGGTGGCATGTCGGTGGTCTGGCGCGGCTACGACGAGGTGCTCGGCCGGCAGGTGGCGGTGAAGGTCCTCGCGCCCCGGCTGGCCGGCGACCGGGTGTTCCGGCACCGGATCCGAATCGAGGCCCAGGCCGCCGCCCGGCTCTGCCACCCCAACATCACGAACGTGTACGACTACGGCGAGGCGTCGCTGGCCGGCAGCCCGGTGCCGTACGTGGTGATGGAGCTGGTCGACGGCGAATCCCTGGCGGCCCGACTGGCCCGGTCCGGGCGGTTGCCCTGGCGGCGGGCCGTGACGGTCGGTGCCGAGGTGGCCGCCGCGCTCGCCACCGCCCACGCGCGAGGGATCGTGCACCGGGACGTCCACCCGGGCAACGTGATGCTCACCGCGAACGGGGCGAAGGTCGTCGATTTCGGGATCTCGGCCCTGGTCGGGCAGCGCGAGGTAGGGCCGGACGGACAGCTGCTCGGCACCCCCGCCTATCTCGCGCCGGAGCGGCTCGACGGCGGCTCGGTCGCCGCGCCGGCCGACGTCTACGCGCTCGGCCTGCTGCTCTACCGCGCTCTGACCGGGCGGTATCCGTGGGCGGCGAAGACCACGACCGAGTTTCTCCGGGCCCACATGTTCACCGAGCCGGATGCGCTGCCGTCGATTCCCGGGTTGCCGGCCGAGGTGGTCGAGCTATGCGCCCGGTGCCTGGCCAAGGACCCGGCCCGCCGGCCCTCCAGCGCCGAGCTCGCCCGTGGCCTGGCCCACGCCGCCGCCCCCGGCCGGACCGGGCGGCCCGCCGTCGACCGGCCCCTCCCGTCCGCCGTCGACCGGCCCCTCCCGTCCGACGCCGATCACTACGCCGACGCCGGCACCGTGATCCTGCCGTGGTCGGTGGAGACCGACGCATTGTCGCTGTCGGTCCGCTCGACCGGTGGCGGCAGCCGGGCAGGCAGCCGGCGCAGCGGCGGTCACCCGGGCGGCCCGGCCCCGGCCGGTCGCGCCGGGCGGCTGCGCGCGACGGCCGGGCGGCTGCGCGCAACCGGGGAGCGGCGGCGCAGGGTCGAGGTGGCGGCGGTCGGCCTCGGGCTGGTCGCGCTCACCGGCGCGGTCTGGGCCGGCGTCAGCGCCGCCCCGGCGGACGGCACCGACGGGCTCACCGAGGTGACGGCCGGCGTCGGCTCACCGGCCGGCTGCCAGGTCGAGTACGCGCTGCGCCGGGACACCGGCAGCGACTTCGAGGCCGGGGTGACAGTCACCAACACCGGCCCCGACCCCGTTGCCGACTGGGCGTTGACGTTCGCGCTACCGGGTGACCAGACGGTGGCCCACGCCGCGGCCGATGCGGCCGGGGTCGGCTGGCGGCAGCAGGGCCGGAAGTTGACCATCGAGCCCGCCGACGGCGGTCCGACCGCGCTGGCCTCCGGTGCTGCGGCCACCATCGCGCTGGCCGGGCAGTACCGTACGACGAACGCGCTGCCCACCGAGTTCCGGCTCGGCGGGCTGGCCTGCCAGGCGCGGGTGACCGGCGTACCGGGAATGGCCGCCGCCACGCCCGACGGCGCGGTGGCGGTGACGCGCTCGTCGGCGAAGGCGTCGGGCGCCGGCGCCCCGGCCGTCCGGCCGGAACGGGCCGGTCCGGCCGCACCGAAGGCGAAGGGTGAGGCCAAGCCGCCCAAGCCCGGCAAGCCACCGAAGCCCGGCAAGCCCGCCAAACACCGCTGA
- a CDS encoding TrkA family potassium uptake protein produces MSRAPTAGENVAVIGLGRFGGQVAESLLRLGHEVLGIDQDPHTVQFWADRLTHVVQTDSTDNESLQQLGLAEFGRAVVGIGTDLEASVLTVLTLTEVGVQEIWAKAISVKHGKILASVGADHVIYPEAAMGDRVAHLITTKMLDFIELDEGFAIAKTCLPAELTGQTIGQFAMRNRYDVTVVGIKSPTGEFLRPDPETVLTGDAILIVAGATDQVQRFATET; encoded by the coding sequence GTGTCCCGGGCCCCCACCGCGGGCGAGAACGTCGCCGTGATCGGGCTCGGCCGGTTCGGGGGGCAGGTGGCCGAGTCGCTGCTGCGGCTCGGCCACGAGGTGCTCGGCATCGACCAGGACCCGCACACCGTCCAGTTCTGGGCCGACCGGCTGACCCACGTGGTGCAGACCGACTCGACCGACAACGAGTCACTGCAGCAACTCGGGCTGGCCGAGTTCGGCCGGGCCGTGGTCGGCATCGGCACCGACCTGGAGGCGAGCGTGCTGACCGTACTCACCCTGACCGAGGTGGGGGTGCAGGAGATCTGGGCGAAGGCGATAAGCGTCAAGCACGGGAAGATCCTGGCCTCGGTCGGCGCCGATCACGTCATCTATCCCGAGGCGGCGATGGGTGACCGGGTGGCGCACCTGATCACCACGAAGATGCTCGACTTCATCGAACTCGACGAGGGGTTCGCGATCGCGAAGACCTGCCTGCCGGCCGAGCTGACCGGCCAGACCATCGGGCAGTTCGCCATGAGGAACCGGTACGACGTGACGGTGGTCGGGATCAAGAGCCCGACGGGCGAGTTCCTGCGCCCCGACCCGGAGACCGTGCTGACCGGCGACGCCATCCTGATCGTGGCCGGTGCCACCGACCAGGTGCAGCGGTTCGCCACCGAAACCTGA
- a CDS encoding potassium transporter TrkG — protein sequence MRLRLRQPERAIPLAFLGAIAVGTVLLLLPVSRQDPDSAPVVVALFTATSAVCVTGLTVVDTPSYWSTTGLVLITLLTQLGGYGIMAMATLLSLLVSQRLGIRGRLIAQAESSAVGIANPRRLLIRIAVTMLGCEVVIAVFLAARYWAAYDYPVGRAIWYAIFHAIQAFNNAGFALYRTSMTEFVGDWWICVPLILGVFAGSLGFPVLFELQHRFRQPLRWSTHTRLTVWGSLGLLVFGSLFILLFEWTNPHTLGALGTQEKLLAAVFQDVMSRSGGLNSVDIAAMNSETLTIMTALMYIGGGSASTAGGIKVTTFLILAFVIWAEVRGEPDVVVRERRIAESTQRQATTVALLATAVIGTGALALVALTDDVIFYRVLFEATSAFATTGLTSLPTSTLPESAQLVLVVLMFVGRVGIITVASGIALNTRRRRYRYPEERPIVG from the coding sequence ATGCGACTGCGACTGCGCCAGCCCGAGCGGGCCATCCCGCTGGCGTTCCTGGGCGCCATCGCGGTCGGCACGGTGCTGCTGCTCCTGCCGGTCTCCCGGCAGGACCCGGACTCGGCCCCGGTGGTGGTGGCGCTCTTCACCGCCACCTCGGCGGTCTGCGTGACCGGCCTGACCGTGGTCGACACCCCGAGCTACTGGTCCACCACCGGGCTGGTCCTGATCACGCTGCTCACCCAGCTCGGCGGCTACGGCATCATGGCGATGGCGACGCTGCTCAGCCTGTTGGTCTCGCAGCGGCTCGGGATCCGCGGCCGGCTCATCGCCCAGGCCGAGAGCAGCGCGGTCGGGATCGCCAACCCACGCCGACTGCTGATCCGCATCGCGGTGACCATGCTGGGCTGCGAGGTGGTGATCGCCGTCTTCCTGGCGGCCCGCTACTGGGCGGCGTACGACTATCCGGTCGGCCGGGCGATCTGGTACGCGATCTTCCACGCCATCCAGGCGTTCAACAACGCCGGCTTCGCGCTCTACCGCACCAGCATGACCGAGTTCGTCGGGGACTGGTGGATCTGCGTACCGCTGATCCTCGGGGTCTTCGCCGGCAGCCTGGGATTCCCGGTTCTGTTCGAGCTGCAGCACCGGTTCCGCCAGCCGTTGCGCTGGTCGACGCATACCCGGCTCACCGTCTGGGGCTCGCTCGGGCTGCTGGTCTTCGGCTCGCTGTTCATCCTGCTCTTCGAGTGGACCAACCCGCACACGCTCGGCGCGCTGGGCACCCAGGAGAAGCTGCTGGCGGCGGTCTTCCAGGACGTGATGAGTCGGTCCGGCGGACTGAACAGTGTCGACATCGCCGCGATGAACAGCGAGACGCTCACCATCATGACCGCGCTGATGTACATCGGCGGCGGCAGTGCCAGCACCGCCGGCGGCATCAAGGTCACCACCTTCCTGATCCTGGCCTTCGTGATCTGGGCGGAGGTCCGCGGCGAGCCCGATGTGGTGGTACGTGAGCGGCGGATCGCGGAGAGCACCCAGCGCCAGGCGACCACGGTGGCGCTGCTCGCCACCGCGGTGATCGGCACCGGAGCGCTAGCCCTGGTCGCCCTGACGGACGACGTGATCTTCTACCGGGTTCTGTTCGAGGCCACCTCGGCCTTCGCCACCACGGGGCTGACCAGCCTGCCGACGTCGACGCTGCCGGAGTCGGCGCAGCTGGTGCTGGTCGTGCTGATGTTCGTCGGCCGGGTCGGCATCATCACGGTCGCCTCCGGCATCGCGCTGAACACCCGGCGCCGTCGGTACCGCTACCCGGAAGAGAGGCCCATCGTTGGCTGA
- a CDS encoding glycerophosphodiester phosphodiesterase produces the protein MRRTLSTLGLAGVLLATVASAPTTPASARGEAARDRPRATDRPIVIAHRGASGYRPEHTLEAYRLAIRMGADFIEPDLVATRDGVLVARHENEISGTTDVADRPEFVDRRSTRSIDGVSVTGWFTEDFTLAELKTLRAKERLPQVRPTNTAFDGQFQVPTLQEVIELARAESRRLGRTIGIYPETKHPTYFRSIGLPLEEPLVAVLRRNGLTSRRDAVIIQSFETANLRRLSRLTDVRLVQLLDAAGRPYDFTVAGDPRSYADLARPAGLKWISTYADGIGTNKNLLVPRDAAGNLRAPSTVVRDAHRAGLIVHAWTFRAENQFLPADFRIGTDPNARGAIQAEYELFYGLGLDGVFSDHPDTAVAARLGLG, from the coding sequence CTGCGACGTACCCTCTCCACCCTCGGCCTGGCCGGCGTGCTGCTGGCGACGGTCGCGTCGGCCCCCACCACCCCCGCCTCCGCCCGGGGCGAGGCGGCCCGGGACCGTCCGCGCGCCACCGATCGGCCGATCGTGATCGCGCACCGGGGCGCCAGCGGCTACCGCCCGGAGCACACCCTGGAGGCGTACCGGTTGGCGATCCGGATGGGGGCCGACTTCATCGAGCCCGACCTGGTCGCCACCCGGGACGGGGTGCTGGTCGCCCGGCACGAGAACGAGATCTCCGGCACCACCGACGTGGCCGACCGCCCGGAGTTCGTCGACCGCCGGTCCACCCGCAGCATCGACGGGGTCTCGGTGACCGGCTGGTTCACCGAGGACTTCACCCTGGCCGAACTGAAGACGCTGCGGGCCAAGGAGCGGCTGCCGCAGGTCCGGCCGACGAACACCGCGTTCGACGGCCAGTTCCAGGTGCCCACCCTGCAGGAGGTGATCGAGCTGGCCCGGGCCGAGAGCCGGCGGCTGGGCCGCACCATCGGCATCTACCCGGAGACCAAGCACCCCACCTACTTCCGGTCGATCGGCCTGCCGCTGGAGGAGCCGCTGGTGGCGGTGCTGCGGCGCAACGGGCTGACCAGCCGCCGGGACGCGGTGATCATCCAGTCGTTCGAGACCGCGAACCTGCGCCGGCTCAGCCGGCTGACCGACGTCCGGCTGGTGCAGTTGCTCGACGCCGCCGGCCGCCCGTACGACTTCACCGTTGCCGGGGACCCGCGCAGCTATGCCGACCTGGCCCGGCCCGCCGGCCTGAAGTGGATCAGCACCTACGCGGACGGGATCGGGACGAACAAGAACCTGCTGGTGCCCCGGGACGCGGCCGGGAATCTGCGCGCCCCGTCGACCGTGGTCCGGGACGCCCACCGGGCCGGGCTGATCGTGCACGCCTGGACGTTCCGGGCGGAGAACCAGTTCCTGCCGGCCGACTTCCGGATCGGTACCGATCCCAACGCCCGGGGCGCCATCCAGGCCGAATATGAACTCTTCTACGGTCTCGGCCTGGATGGCGTCTTCAGCGACCACCCGGACACCGCCGTCGCCGCCCGACTCGGCCTGGGCTGA
- a CDS encoding DEAD/DEAH box helicase, with protein sequence MDSYGVTANRPADDAAASGAAAGSAEAGDRDGVRRRAEAVLRRLAGEQARLREDQWAAIEALVVDRRRVLCVQRTGWGKSAVYFVATALLRGRDDAAGLDGAAGLDGAAGRDTEPVGQPGPTVIVSPLLALMRNQVEAAGRAGIRARTINSANLDEWEQIAAEIHAGAVDVLLISPERLNNPDFRDSVLPRLAATTGLLVVDEAHCVSDWGHDFRPDYRRLRTFLAGLPERTPVLATTATANSRVTADVAEQLSTPAPEAGPPALGGPALGGAVTGGAAGGAAAGGPAAGEALVLRGSLDRESLRLAVLELESPAHRLGWLADHLDGLPGSGIIYTLTVAAAGETAEFLRGRGYQVAAYTGQVEDADRRAAEQALLDNKVKALVATSALGMGFDKPDLGFVVHLGAPPSPIAYYQQVGRAGRAVRQAEVLLLPGAEDQAIWRYFASLAFPPEEQVRAVLAALRPDRPISTAALEPVVDLRRARLEMMLKVLDVDGAVRRVRGGWLATGEPWSYDTARLERVATARTAEQRAMREYATTVGCRMEFLRRCLDDEAATACGRCDRCAEPRYTADVSAPALAAAHAFLGRPGVEIAPKKLWPTGLEAVGVPLRGKLGADETALPGRAVGRLSDLGWGGRLRDLTGPDAPDGPLPDDVAGAVIEVLKSWAHGDDPWSARPVGVVAVGSHRRPRLVRELAERIAEVGRLPLLGTVPARSGGSAGSGDGGARGNSAQRVRALHDAFVVPAELAAALPGLAGPVLLVDDLVDSGWTMTMVARLLRRADAPAVLPLALAVAG encoded by the coding sequence ATGGACAGCTACGGGGTGACCGCCAACCGGCCGGCCGACGACGCGGCGGCCAGTGGCGCGGCGGCCGGCAGTGCGGAGGCCGGCGACCGGGACGGGGTACGCCGGCGGGCCGAGGCGGTGCTGCGTCGGCTCGCCGGCGAGCAGGCCCGGCTGCGGGAGGACCAGTGGGCGGCGATCGAGGCGCTGGTGGTCGATCGCCGTCGGGTGCTCTGCGTGCAGCGGACCGGCTGGGGCAAGTCTGCGGTCTACTTCGTCGCCACTGCGCTGTTGCGAGGGCGGGACGATGCGGCGGGCCTGGACGGTGCGGCGGGCCTGGACGGTGCGGCGGGCCGGGACACCGAGCCGGTCGGGCAGCCCGGGCCGACCGTGATCGTGTCGCCGCTGCTGGCGTTGATGCGCAACCAGGTGGAGGCCGCCGGCCGGGCCGGCATCCGGGCCCGCACCATCAACTCGGCAAACCTCGACGAGTGGGAGCAGATCGCCGCCGAGATCCACGCCGGGGCGGTGGACGTGCTGCTGATCAGCCCGGAGCGGCTGAACAACCCGGACTTCCGGGACTCGGTGCTGCCCCGGCTGGCCGCCACCACCGGGCTGCTGGTGGTGGACGAGGCGCACTGCGTCTCGGACTGGGGGCACGACTTCCGCCCCGACTACCGGCGGCTGCGTACCTTCCTGGCCGGGCTGCCGGAGCGCACCCCGGTGCTGGCCACCACGGCGACCGCCAACAGCCGGGTGACCGCCGACGTCGCCGAGCAGCTCAGCACCCCGGCCCCCGAAGCCGGCCCGCCAGCCCTTGGTGGCCCAGCCCTTGGCGGCGCGGTCACCGGCGGCGCGGCCGGTGGGGCGGCGGCCGGCGGACCGGCGGCCGGTGAGGCGCTGGTGCTGCGCGGTTCGCTGGACCGCGAGTCGCTGCGGCTGGCGGTGCTGGAGCTGGAGAGCCCGGCCCACCGACTCGGCTGGCTAGCCGACCACCTGGACGGGCTGCCCGGTTCCGGCATCATCTACACGTTGACCGTGGCGGCGGCCGGCGAGACCGCCGAGTTCCTGCGCGGCCGGGGTTATCAGGTGGCCGCGTACACCGGGCAGGTCGAGGACGCCGACCGGCGGGCCGCCGAGCAGGCCCTGCTCGACAACAAGGTCAAGGCGCTGGTGGCGACCTCGGCGCTGGGGATGGGGTTCGACAAGCCGGATCTGGGCTTCGTGGTGCACCTGGGCGCCCCGCCGTCCCCGATCGCCTACTACCAGCAGGTCGGCCGGGCCGGGCGGGCGGTCCGGCAGGCCGAGGTGCTGCTCCTGCCCGGCGCCGAGGACCAGGCGATCTGGCGGTACTTCGCCTCGCTGGCCTTCCCGCCGGAGGAGCAGGTCCGGGCCGTGCTCGCGGCGTTGCGCCCGGACCGGCCGATCTCCACCGCGGCGCTCGAACCGGTGGTCGACCTGCGCCGGGCCCGGCTGGAGATGATGCTCAAGGTGCTCGACGTGGACGGCGCGGTCCGCCGGGTGCGCGGCGGTTGGCTGGCCACCGGCGAACCGTGGAGCTACGACACCGCCCGGCTGGAGCGGGTTGCCACCGCGCGGACAGCCGAGCAGCGGGCCATGCGCGAGTACGCGACCACCGTCGGCTGTCGGATGGAGTTCCTGCGCCGCTGCCTGGACGACGAGGCGGCGACCGCCTGCGGGCGCTGTGACCGGTGCGCCGAGCCCCGCTACACCGCCGACGTGTCGGCCCCGGCGCTCGCCGCCGCGCACGCCTTCCTCGGCCGCCCCGGGGTCGAGATCGCGCCGAAGAAGCTCTGGCCGACCGGCCTGGAGGCGGTCGGGGTGCCGCTGCGCGGCAAGCTCGGCGCGGACGAGACGGCGCTGCCGGGCCGGGCCGTGGGGCGGCTGTCGGACCTCGGCTGGGGCGGCCGGCTGCGGGACCTGACCGGCCCGGACGCCCCGGACGGGCCGCTGCCCGACGACGTGGCCGGCGCGGTGATCGAGGTGCTCAAGTCCTGGGCGCACGGCGACGACCCGTGGTCGGCCCGGCCGGTCGGCGTGGTCGCCGTCGGGTCGCACCGCCGTCCGCGCCTGGTTCGGGAGCTGGCCGAGCGGATCGCCGAGGTCGGGCGCCTGCCGCTGCTCGGCACGGTGCCGGCCCGGTCGGGTGGGTCAGCCGGGTCGGGTGACGGCGGGGCGCGCGGCAACAGCGCCCAACGGGTACGCGCGCTGCACGACGCGTTCGTCGTCCCGGCGGAGCTGGCGGCGGCGCTGCCCGGCCTGGCGGGTCCGGTGCTGCTTGTCGACGATCTGGTCGACTCGGGCTGGACGATGACGATGGTGGCCCGCCTGCTGCGCCGGGCCGACGCCCCCGCCGTACTCCCGCTCGCGCTCGCGGTCGCCGGCTGA
- a CDS encoding C40 family peptidase, with protein MPTSTLPRLVAAVAAGVTAGLALTGTPSRAQPSDDPIARQIAAAEEQLEVVIEDYNDLREELRANLRRADELGVEMAELERAMDRHRQELGAMMATAYRTSNTQSLVTVAALLEVASTDGLVDSLLLLSRLSREQQKVIGQLTDSRDRLAAARQSARQLADQQRGHQRQLGNRKQQIEAELSRLIRLRDATGDRDDAPTVAPGDLPKPPPGAAGTAVRFAVAQLGKPYQWGGSGPGGYDCSGLTSAAWAAAGVQLPHNAARQWSVVNKISRADRRPGDLVFYYADIHHVAIYVGADRIVHAPRPGKRIRMDRFDYQPIHSLGRPG; from the coding sequence GTGCCGACCTCCACCCTGCCGCGCCTGGTCGCGGCCGTCGCCGCCGGGGTGACCGCCGGGCTCGCCCTGACCGGAACCCCCAGCCGCGCCCAGCCGTCGGACGATCCGATCGCCCGACAGATCGCCGCCGCCGAGGAGCAGCTCGAAGTCGTCATCGAGGACTACAACGACCTGCGCGAGGAGCTGCGCGCCAACCTGCGCCGGGCCGACGAGCTGGGCGTCGAGATGGCCGAGCTGGAACGCGCGATGGACCGGCACCGCCAGGAACTCGGCGCCATGATGGCCACCGCGTACCGGACCAGCAACACCCAGTCGTTGGTCACCGTCGCCGCCCTGCTCGAGGTCGCCTCGACCGACGGACTCGTCGACTCACTGCTGCTGCTCAGCCGGCTCAGTCGGGAGCAGCAGAAGGTGATCGGCCAGCTCACCGACTCGCGGGACCGGCTGGCCGCCGCCCGACAGAGCGCCCGGCAGCTCGCCGACCAGCAGCGCGGTCACCAACGGCAGCTCGGCAACCGGAAGCAGCAGATCGAGGCCGAACTCAGCCGGCTGATCCGGCTCCGGGACGCCACCGGTGACCGCGACGACGCTCCCACCGTCGCCCCCGGCGACCTGCCCAAGCCGCCACCCGGCGCCGCCGGGACCGCGGTCCGGTTCGCCGTCGCGCAGCTCGGCAAGCCGTACCAGTGGGGTGGTTCCGGACCGGGCGGGTACGACTGCTCCGGGCTGACCTCGGCCGCGTGGGCGGCGGCCGGCGTGCAGCTCCCGCACAACGCGGCCCGGCAGTGGAGCGTGGTCAACAAGATCAGCCGTGCCGACCGGCGCCCCGGCGACCTGGTCTTCTACTACGCCGACATTCACCACGTCGCCATCTACGTCGGTGCCGACCGGATCGTGCACGCCCCCCGCCCCGGCAAACGCATCCGGATGGACCGCTTCGACTACCAACCGATCCACAGCCTCGGCCGCCCCGGCTGA
- a CDS encoding metal-sensitive transcriptional regulator — protein MTTEQPPAPATADEAGPYWYAADKQALLGRLRRIEGQVRGLHRMVEQDTYCIDVLTQISAATRALQAVAVGLLEGHIAHCVMEAGRDGSDPSAKVKEASDAIARLVRS, from the coding sequence ATGACCACAGAGCAGCCACCGGCGCCGGCCACCGCCGACGAGGCCGGCCCCTACTGGTACGCGGCGGACAAGCAGGCGCTGCTCGGTCGCCTGCGCCGGATCGAGGGCCAGGTACGCGGCCTGCACCGGATGGTCGAGCAGGACACCTACTGCATCGACGTGCTCACCCAGATCTCGGCCGCCACCCGCGCGCTGCAGGCGGTCGCGGTCGGGCTGCTCGAAGGGCACATCGCGCACTGCGTGATGGAGGCCGGCCGGGACGGCAGCGACCCGTCCGCCAAGGTCAAAGAGGCGTCCGACGCCATCGCCCGTCTCGTCCGCTCATAG
- a CDS encoding heavy metal-associated domain-containing protein — MSVSNTYTVSGMTCSHCVQAVTGELTALTGVRDVRIDLPTGAVTVTSDAPLPLDEVRAAVDEAGYQLADADA; from the coding sequence ATGTCCGTCAGCAACACCTATACCGTGTCCGGTATGACCTGTTCCCACTGCGTGCAGGCGGTGACCGGCGAGTTGACCGCGCTGACCGGCGTCCGGGACGTCCGGATCGACCTGCCGACCGGCGCCGTCACCGTCACCAGCGACGCCCCGCTGCCGCTCGACGAGGTCCGGGCCGCCGTGGACGAGGCGGGCTACCAGCTCGCCGATGCCGATGCCTGA